The nucleotide sequence TTTTGAATTAAGATAGTATTTTTTTTATGATAACTATGCTAGTAAGTTTACTATTAACCATTTACCCAGATATACATACTTGACATAGCTCATGTACCGTAATAATTTTATGAGCATTGTTTCGTTTTGATTTAAAATTCCTAATTTCAAGGCATGATTTGGGCGTATCCTAATGTTTCTTTATTGAGTATTCTAGCGGTGATTTTCTCTCTGCTCTATGCGGTATATTTGTACCGGTTTTATATTATCAATAAAAAGTTAAAGGTTAAAACTCACCGGCTTTTTCTGAAAATGGGCCTGAGGGTACTTTATTTTCTTTTGTTTTTGGTGGCCTTGGCGGGCCCTTCTGTGGGAAATGCCACTAAGGAAATCAAACAAGAAGGCAAGGATATCTTCATTGCAATTGATCTTTCCCAATCCATGAACGCCCAAGATATAGGTCCTTCACGACTGCAAAGGGTGAAATTTGAGCTAAAAAACCTTGTTAAAAATTTCAGTACCGACCGCATCGGACTGATCATATTCAGTTCAGAAGCCTTTGTACAATGCCCCTTGACCTTTGATCAAAATGTATTGCAGCTCCATCTGGATGGCTTGCATACCAATTTGGTACCTAACTACGGAACGGATATTGCGGCCCCGCTGACCCTTGCCATTCAAAAGTTCAAAACAGACGAAAACCAAGATCCAAAGTCAAAATCCATTGTATTGATCAGTGATGGAGAAAACTTTGGTGATAACCTCAACGCCATCATTGATAATATGAAGGAGGAAGGCATCAGGGTTTTTAGTCTTGGTGTGGGTACAGAAAAAGGAAGTACTATCCCTAAGGGAAATGGCATCATCATGGACAAAAACTCCAATGGACCGGCCATCAGTAAGCTCTCCAGTAATACTTTGAAAAGAATTGCCAGCGAAACCAATGGCCAATATTTTGAGATAAGTGATGATGCACAGGAAATTCCACAATTGATTACTACTATTGAAAAGGTAGAGGGTACTGTAACTGGATCCAGAACTGTAGAAGCCTCCGCCAATAAATACTTCTATTTCCTATTAGCGGCTTTAGGCCTTGCCTTGTTGGACATGATATTGCCGCTTAGGACAATCAGTATGTAAATAGAGATGCCTTTGAACTATGAATAAGATTATTCTGACCACGCTTTTATTGATTCCTTCATCTTGGAGCCAAATTTCGGATAGAAATAAGGCCATTGATAGTGCTGCTGAACAATATGGCAAGGCAGCTTATGAAGAATCTGTGCGTCAGCACCTGAACTTGCTCAATGAATTTGGCATTACTGCTGAGGAAGCTAATTTTGACTTAGCCTTGAGCTACCAATTCAATGAGCAGCAAGAAGAAGCCCAAAGAAAATTCTTGGAACTGAGCGCGGCCAGAAACAAGGCCATTGCCTCTTCCTCAGCCAATCAAAATGGTGTTTTACACGGCAGAAGTGAAAAGTACCAAGAAGCGCTCCAAGCCTTTAAAACTGCCTTGATCAAAGATCCCAACAACGACATAGCCCGTTATAATTATGAGTTGTTGGCCAGATGGCTGGAAAAAAATGAAGACCAGCAAAAAGACCAAGAGCAGAATGAAAACCAAGACCAAAAGGAACCATCCAATTATGCCAAGCGCATGAAAGCACAAGCGGATAAGCTGGTGGATCAATTCAAGTTCCAAGAAGCATTGGATGTGATGAACAAGGCTTTGGAAATCGATGAAACTGTTTCTCACTATCAGGAGTTTATTAAGAACTTAGGAGACATTAATGAAATCAATGAAAATTAAAATAATTTGTTTTTCCATTGGAATGCTGATTTTCAACCTGACTGCAGCAACAGTGCAGGCCCAGACAGCCATGGCCTATTTTAACCAAGCCGCCAAGCAATATGTCAATACGGATTATGCCAAACTAGGAGAAATATTACAAGAAGGCCTACAAAAATTCCCCAATGATCCCAAGCTCAACGCCCTGAAAGAAAAACTGCAAGAAGATCAGGAAAAAGAAAACCAGGATCAAAAAGAGCAGGACAAAGAGCAACAGCAAAATCAACAAAACCAAGATCAGCAACAACAAGGGGACCAAAATCAAGAACAACAGGACCAGCAGCAGCAGGAAAAAGAATCCAAGGACGGCAAAGGTGAAGAGCAAACCCAAGAAGATGGTGCTGAAGAATCCGAAAAAATGGATGAAAAACGGGGAGAAAAATCCAATCGCCAAGAAGCCTCCGATGAAAAATCAACGCAAGAGAGTGACCTGAGCGAAAGAGAAAAAGCCATGGAAGAACTCCGACAGAAATTACAACAGATGAATATTTCACCAGAACAGGCAGAACAAATATTGGATGCGATGAACAATGCAGAGATGCAGTACATACAGCAAACCAAGAAAAAGGCCACCAAAAGACCTGACAAAAATCTTCCTGACTGGTAATCGATAAATTTCTATCACCTTTTAACCATAAGCCCAAATGAAAGAAGTTTATATCATCTCTGCGGTCAGAACTCCTTTAGGAAGTTTCGGAGGAAAGTTATCAGGATTGAGTGCGACAGAATTGGGTGCTCAGGCCATTAGAGGGGCACTAAAGGCAGCCCATATTGAAGCTGAGGTAGTACAGGAAGTCATCATGGGAAATGTTCTTTCCGCCAACTTGGGACAAGCCCCTGCACGACAGGCAGCCTTAGGTGCTGGCATCCATTATAATGTACCCTGTACTACGGTCAACAAAGTCTGTTCTTCAGGAATGAAATCCGTTATGTTTGCTGCACAATCCATCATGTGCGGTCAAAATGACATCATGGTTGCTGGAGGA is from Echinicola marina and encodes:
- a CDS encoding vWA domain-containing protein, which encodes MIWAYPNVSLLSILAVIFSLLYAVYLYRFYIINKKLKVKTHRLFLKMGLRVLYFLLFLVALAGPSVGNATKEIKQEGKDIFIAIDLSQSMNAQDIGPSRLQRVKFELKNLVKNFSTDRIGLIIFSSEAFVQCPLTFDQNVLQLHLDGLHTNLVPNYGTDIAAPLTLAIQKFKTDENQDPKSKSIVLISDGENFGDNLNAIIDNMKEEGIRVFSLGVGTEKGSTIPKGNGIIMDKNSNGPAISKLSSNTLKRIASETNGQYFEISDDAQEIPQLITTIEKVEGTVTGSRTVEASANKYFYFLLAALGLALLDMILPLRTISM
- a CDS encoding tetratricopeptide repeat protein, with protein sequence MNKIILTTLLLIPSSWSQISDRNKAIDSAAEQYGKAAYEESVRQHLNLLNEFGITAEEANFDLALSYQFNEQQEEAQRKFLELSAARNKAIASSSANQNGVLHGRSEKYQEALQAFKTALIKDPNNDIARYNYELLARWLEKNEDQQKDQEQNENQDQKEPSNYAKRMKAQADKLVDQFKFQEALDVMNKALEIDETVSHYQEFIKNLGDINEINEN